The stretch of DNA tattaagcatagtgtcttgtacattcagctaattgcaaaaataaaatatgtaatttaaaaaaagtaaaaaaaaaaaaaaaaaactacgtagaacactaaaaataacatttgttaCGTTACATGTCCCCACTCTGTAACTAAAAACTTAACcatttaataattataaaaattcttcagatatgtttttttatgtgaatTGTTATCCAAATCTcttctatgctttaaaaaaatcataataaatccataatatttaagttaaaatactgtTACCGTGAAACATTAGCCCATCTGAAAAATCTGGAACATCAGGACAtttcatcagctggttcttctgaagaccatgtgaagaccaaaattaagttctcttatttgtttttctgtatatttgatcttattagCTATGATTGAGGAGATAAAtttcaacactcattcctgttacctaaattaattcttagatcaaatcaatatttttttaattaaagactctcttgagagaaaatcaaataaattagtggacttgcttttaaacatgtattttaaatatcacatgagttttgtaaccatctttgcTAAGATACCttgtaaaattaagtaaagctgacTGAGTTTGAGCAGTACAtgttaaatacataataaaatgtaaataggtaAATGTGCtgttagattcagagttgaaaaaagctaaagaaataagtttaatttggaagagttacacaagcaaatggcacccattcggtggaatggcccagcTACACATTcccttttaaatatatagttatataactAACCTTTATATCTGACTGTTGTGAATATGAggcactggcacttatttaaggctgactatgtgtgtgtgtgtgtgttttggggggttGTTTTCTCAGTTCACTCTGTGGCAACATCAGCTGCCAGTAACCTGGTGGAGGTGTTTGTTGATGGGAAACCGGTGATGGTGGAGCCAGGAACCACAGTACTACAGGTGGACCATTCACAGACTATTCATTCATCTCAGATTAATCATGCACCACAGACACTTATATTCATTTTTCATGCCACTTTTTGCAACTGTAGTTACAAATacataatacacaataaataaatacattaaaatgtttaacactttatttgattAAAGATATGCTGTTTTTCTTAGTACCTGAGTGTGGAAATTCACAGCTGATAAGCAGATCTTAGAGGGAGAATAGAAGATTTTCTCTTAGCTCATTTGCCCCCCCATCTGTTTAGGTGCATTCCATcacaggaaaaaaatattcttGTCCcccaaaaatattaaacttatcaGTGCAGTTCAGAACCAGCCAGTGTTTAGAACCAACAGATGAGAGAACATGTAGTATTCTTGGGCTGGTAGTGGGTCACTGATTATTGTTTAAATTTCAAGCCTGCtgatacaaaaatgtaaagaaattttCTAAAAGAATTCAAATCTTTGAGAAATATTTGCCAGTCTGGAATATAAAACAACAACAGGAAGGAAGGACTGGCAAAAATTACATGCACTGTCTCTGTAACTGTAtgcttatatatattattattactacttaaTAATGAAATTTGCACATTGTATTTGCAGGCATGTGAGAAGGTGGGGGTACAGATACCTCGTTTCTGCTACCATGAGCGCCTGTCTGTGGCAGGGAACTGCCGCATGTGTCTGGTGGAGATAGAAAAATCCCCAAAGGTAGAACCTCCATATATAACACCTTTATTTTAGCTACAGTGACCTTGCTCTACTAACATGCCTGATTTAAACATTGCTGTGATGGCTTTCATACAATTAATCTTTCAGCCAGTAGCTGCATGTGCTATGCCTGTCATGAAAGGGTGGAACATTCTCACAGATTCAGAGAAAACCAAAAAGGCAAGGTGAGATAAGATTCCTTGCATAGTTAtataatacaacacaatacatatGCACACTATTTTTCTCAATTTCCTTTTGGGCCAGATTGGAGTGAAAGATATAACACTTTTCTTTGTGATTTCAGCTATAGTTAGTACATCTACAACCTTTGTCTATAATCTTTGCTGCTTATTCATCCAACATAGAGAAAACATGCTAACACATTATCAAAGATAATAGAGACTATGTTTGATTGTTTGTGTCTGTGGCTGTTTCAGGGAGGGAGTGATGGAGTTTTTGCTTGCTAATCATCCTCTAGACTGCCCTATCTGTGATCAGGGAGGAGAATGTGACCTACAGGTGGGAAATGTAAACTACTgtctttgttgtaaaaaaaaaaatatatgtaatttttCCTACCCTGGTCCAGGAGGCCCTTTGCCCGCCATATAATAATGTTTCCCCTGATTTAACACACCCACTGCCACTCTGACAGGGCTTGTTAATTATCCCATTATTtgtatcaggtgtgttgggagcagggaATGCAATAAATATGCAGGGTGGGGTGCCTTCAGGACCAGGGATGCTTCCTTTTTATATGCTCACTTGTTTTTTTGTAGCTTGCTATAGGAAcaattactgaaatgttgttgctgttttttttttttttttggaacaggaCCAGTCCATGATGTTTGGCAGTGATCGCAGTCGGTTTACTGAATCAAAGAGGGCTGTGGAGGACAAGAACATAGGACCTCTCATTAAAACTATTATGACTCGCTGCATTCAGTGCACTCGCTGTGTCCGGTGAGAGCTAGGGAAACTTTCTGCTGTTTAAATCAGCTACAAATATGTAATAATGTTAACCATTAAAATATAGTTTGTGAAAACTAGATTTAGTGCAAACAATAAAAGCAGGTCTGTAAAGAATAATATTCTGGTGTAAGTGGTATATATACATGCAAAAACTATGAAGACTGAAGTTAGAAAGGGTTATTGCAAattttaataatcattattacaaatgtacttttatttttatgattatttcaATTTAAATATACACCTAACGTTTTACATCAAGAAGtgaatcattttctttttacCTTAAACTTAGGATACAGATAAGTTGACATCtattcaaaaataaatatttcatttatgtaagtcagtttatttattaaattatttacacacataatataaacatttttgtgAGGCACATGTGAAGGTTAGAATTAAAAATACTCTTTATGTACACAATGCTTTTTTTACTAATCAttaaagtagtgttttttttgtctcagtgCTCATCAAAAaagtttttgcattgttttttcttttctttttttagttagtTGCACCTACAGTAATGTGATCTGGGGTTTATGCAAGCAAAagcactcatattgctgagacacattttaaatgatgttcTTAGGTTCCTGAAACatatgcacagtactgtacataagTCATTTACATAGAGATGTTTTGTGTTGCTTTCAGGTTTGCCAGTGAGATTGCTGGGGTGGAGGATTTGGGCACCACTGGCAGGGGTAATGCCATGGAGATTGGCACATACGTGGAGAAGATGTTTATGTCTGAGCTCTCAGGGAATGTGATCGATATTTGCCCTGTTGGAGCACTCACATCCAAACCTTACGCTTTTACCTCTCGACCTTGGGAGACCAGGTACAGAGAAACTGATCTCAAACAGAAAAGTTCCACAAAAATTCACTAGTATTCCCAAAAATCTCACAAACGGTCATATCCCATGCACAATTTTTAGATCATTCTGACATGCATACTTTCTCTGGCAGGAAGACAGAGTCCATTGATGTGTTGGATGCAGTGGGCAGTAATATTGTGGTGAGCACCAGAGGAGGAGAAGTAATGAGAATTCTCCCCAGACTTAATGAGGACGTCAATGAGGAGTGGATTTCCGACAAAACTCGGTATGGATTGAGCTAATTGTGATGCCCTTTGACAAATTCTGTCTCCTGTTCTCCGGGAAATGTCTTCTCTCTGTTTTTATATGCACGATTATTACATGTTTATATAGTTTCTGACCTTGTCATTACCTTGTGTGGGAGAACAGTTAACACTGTCCAGGTCCACACCTTTAAATCTGTCCAAAACTTTgccttgtttttttcttctttgtgcaGTTTTGCCTATGATGGGTTAAAGAGACAGCGCCTCACGCAGCCCATGGTAAAGGATGTGTCCGGACAGCTGGTGACCACATCCTGGGAGGAGGCTTTGACTCGGGTTGCAGGGGTGGTATGAGTCACAGTGGTCTCACCATTACATGCGTCATACTCATTTATAGTTCCTGAAATTTTATTATAATGGTAACCTGTTATGTTCTGCTACTTGATATCTTTATATAACAGTCTTTAAAATGAATATGGGTGTTCAAAACATAAAgaaatattatgaataaaaataGGTGATTAAAATATGTCTGTTGTAGCTACAAGCTTCTCAGGGCAGTACTATTGCCGCCATAGCAGGAGGCATGGTGGATGCAGAATCCCTTGTTGCTTTGAAAGACCTGCTAAACCACCTTGACAGTGAAAACCTGTGTACTGAGGAAATCTTTCCCATGGCGGGGGCAGGGTAAGGTGTAACCCTAATAAATCCAAACTACTACTTACTATGTAATTCATAGtacattataaattaaagcatttttttccaACAGGACTGACTTGCGCTCAAACTACCTTCTGAACACATCCATCAGTGGCATCGAGGAAGCTGACCTGTTGCTGCTGGTTGGCACAAACCCTCGTTATGAGGCTCCCCTCTTTAATGCTCGCATTAGGAAGAGGTAACCTTTAACTGCAAGGAAAGGCATGATTTTGCCTTAGCTCAGACTCATTTAAACACTTGCCAatcacttgttttttttcctgcctCGTGTTTGTAACATGCAGTTGCACTGTTATGAGTTTGATGTCTTATCTTATTTACCACCTTTCAAAGAGGAAACAGTATTTTTCAGAATATAAGCTGTCTgcaaagcatgttatgttttcaTAGTTACTGATCTGACGTGATCAGATAAGGAGCTTCCTTGAAGTAATATATTAGTACTGTGGGAGCGTAGATGTTAAGGGATTGTTTTATTAATATGCTGTATTTATCTATAGCTGGATGCATAATGAGCTACAGGTGGCACTAGTAGGGCACGAGGTGGACCTGAGCTATTCGTATAATCACCTGGGAAACTCAGCCCAGGTGCTGGAAGAGATTGCGGCGGGAAAGCATCCTTTCAATAAGGTAAGAAAAAATCTTCTATTGCCTAAAGTTCCTGTAACTGACTATGATTTCAGTTTAATTTGACTGTAAGTTTTAACAGTGACATGCCAATTAGATTTGTGTCCCATGACCTTGTATTATGTATTCCAAGTacatgtcccatccatctggcacccacaatCAGACTTTAACACAGTAGGCATCTTTTACATATGCCCTTACAAAATCGTGTCTGCTCTGTCTTAGGTCCTGGCCCAAGCAAAGCGGCCTGTAGTGGTGGTGGGGAGCGCTGCTTTGCAGAGAGAAGATGGTGCAGCTATACATGCTGCTGTATCTGCTATTGCTCACAAAGCTCGTGTCACCAGTGGTATAGAGGATAACTGGAAGGTTCTCAATGTTCTCCACAGGTACACTATGGTCTTGTCTGGTATGTTTTAGTACCTGCTTTTAATGGCCAGTCATATTTAATTGTCCATTTTCCCTGACATTTTTAGTAAAATAGTCTTATGCACATAGCTTGCAGTCTATAAGTCAAAATGGGTGGTGCCGTACACACACAGGGTATCATTTTCCATATGGGCGAGGTCAGAATACTGCACTGTACCAGTCCTAACACTACATTTACCTGCCTCTAATACAAGATAAGATTGTAAGTTGCTCTCTGAaagagcatctgccaaatgtCATACATGTCAATTTGTGTCCAGGGTGGCAAGTCAAGTGGCAGCCTTGGATCTGGGATATAAGCCAGGAGTGGAAGTTATCAGGAAAAACACACCCAAAGTGCTGTTCTTGCTTGGGGCTGATGCTGGCTGTATTTCCCGAAAGGAACTTCCCAAAGACTGCTTCATCATCTACCAGGGTCAGTGGAGCACAATGTCAAcatccttttttcttttacattgttGACATTGGAGCGACTAGGACAATTTCCTCCACTTGCACATCACTGATAAGGAGAACAAGAGTGATTAATACATCTCCTGTGCAGGTCATCATGGAGATGTTGGTGCGCCGATGGCAGATGTTATCCTGCCGGGGGCAGCATACACTGAGAAATGTGCTACATATGTGAATACTGAAGGCCGTTCCCAGCAGACCCATGTGGCAGTGACAGCTCCAGGAATGGCCAGAGAGGACTGGAAAATCATACGTGCCATTTCAGAGGTAAAATAACACACCATGAGCAGGACTATTACTGGAAATGACTTGCTGGACCTTTTCAATAGGACAGTTTAGATTAGATAAAATATTTTTGATTACTTTATTGGTCTTTCCGGTTGGTAATCCTTAGCTTTTACATCTGATTTCTGCCAAGGTAATAAtaaagtgtgtatctgtgtgtgtgtgcagctagCTGGTATCACTCTTCCCTATGAGACGCTGGATGAGGTGAGAAAACGTCTGGCCCAGGTGGCACCCAATATGTTACGCTATGATGATGTGGAGGAGGCTAATTATTTCAAACAGGTTAATGAGTTGTCAAAAGTAAGTCATTTTAATGTATGCACTAGTCTTGGActgatgtatgtgtgtttttatctATAAAAGCAATTTTCTAAAAATGAATTGTCTATTgtaaaggtaagtattattataaaTCATATGATTTATCTTCTCAGGGTGTAAATCAGGCTCTGCTCTCTGAACCACTCATTCCTCCTCAGCTAACAGTTAGAGACTTCTACATGACAGGTCAGCTATTGctgtaataactacatttatTTACCATCTTTACCTAAAGTGAATTTATGCGTAATgtctataaatattatatttatttgtgagTACGTGCCTACCTGTTTGTCTGTTTCTTCTTAGACTCCATTAGCCGAGCCTCCCAGACAATGGCGAAGTGTGTGAAGGTTGTGACAGAAGGAGCTCAAGCTGTAGAGGAGCCAAACATCTGCTGAAAGCTGATAATACCGCTAGTTCTCTAGTACAGCCTGTACTTGTACCTGCTGACCAAAAATACCTGCACTTTATATTAGCACCTTAAACACATCTGTTAAAGGACTTTTGTGACCTAAAGTGCTTGTGAAGTTGTATTTcccaaacacgcacacacagtcTTATACGcacaatgatattattttattttcctagTGTTTTACCGTATAACTGTGAACCATATGACTTTTAGGAAATAGTATTTATTTTGTAGACATATTATTTGTAtagataatgttttaaaaatgtacaaataaaatcCTCATACATGATCACGTGAACAAAGAACATAAAGTGTAAAGCTACCAGTaaacaataaaatttaaaatgGAATGTCTAATGTATCAGTGACAGAATGAGaatttaatgataattttataAGATACATAAGAATACTTAAAAATGCCTGGATGTGTATCTATCGGCATCCAGGTTACTACAAATGTTCCAGTGCAACAAGACAAAAGAGTGcttaaaataatatgtaatattataactCATGGTGTTGCTGTTACTTTGCTtgccttgtttttgttttgcattgtaCTGTACTGAGTTTTTACAGTGAGAATGCACGTGGGCGGCTGTGTGAATAGAATGTGGAAAGTTTTCAGGTGTCCTCCCATTGACAAACCTACTCCATGCTGTagctgtgagtgagtgagtgagtggtcaATAAGAAAGCGGAGGTATTCTGTCAGGCAGTGAGCGATACAGTGAGAAGTTGGGCAGGCATCAGAGAGGACGCGTGTGTCAAATCAGGATCAGAAAATGTTCTGTAGGACACACTCTACCTGTGTACCTGCTGGATAACTCAGGATACGTTCTCGCCCACAACACTTGGAAAACTTAGTGAAATGGATGTACACGATGGCTTATTATTTCGCCTGTTAATACCTCCTAGTTCAACTTCCAATATGGTTGGAGAGGT from Astyanax mexicanus isolate ESR-SI-001 chromosome 11, AstMex3_surface, whole genome shotgun sequence encodes:
- the LOC103040078 gene encoding NADH-ubiquinone oxidoreductase 75 kDa subunit, mitochondrial isoform X2, encoding MLRLPAVRRAVSGVAQAKPSNVHSVATSAASNLVEVFVDGKPVMVEPGTTVLQACEKVGVQIPRFCYHERLSVAGNCRMCLVEIEKSPKPVAACAMPVMKGWNILTDSEKTKKAREGVMEFLLANHPLDCPICDQGGECDLQDQSMMFGSDRSRFTESKRAVEDKNIGPLIKTIMTRCIQCTRCVRFASEIAGVEDLGTTGRGNAMEIGTYVEKMFMSELSGNVIDICPVGALTSKPYAFTSRPWETRKTESIDVLDAVGSNIVVSTRGGEVMRILPRLNEDVNEEWISDKTRFAYDGLKRQRLTQPMVKDVSGQLVTTSWEEALTRVAGVLQASQGSTIAAIAGGMVDAESLVALKDLLNHLDSENLCTEEIFPMAGAGTDLRSNYLLNTSISGIEEADLLLLVGTNPRYEAPLFNARIRKSWMHNELQVALVGHEVDLSYSYNHLGNSAQVLEEIAAGKHPFNKVLAQAKRPVVVVGSAALQREDGAAIHAAVSAIAHKARVTSGIEDNWKVLNVLHRVASQVAALDLGYKPGVEVIRKNTPKVLFLLGADAGCISRKELPKDCFIIYQGHHGDVGAPMADVILPGAAYTEKCATYVNTEGRSQQTHVAVTAPGMAREDWKIIRAISELAGITLPYETLDEGVNQALLSEPLIPPQLTVRDFYMTDSISRASQTMAKCVKVVTEGAQAVEEPNIC
- the LOC103040078 gene encoding NADH-ubiquinone oxidoreductase 75 kDa subunit, mitochondrial isoform X1, which gives rise to MLRLPAVRRAVSGVAQAKPSNVHSVATSAASNLVEVFVDGKPVMVEPGTTVLQACEKVGVQIPRFCYHERLSVAGNCRMCLVEIEKSPKPVAACAMPVMKGWNILTDSEKTKKAREGVMEFLLANHPLDCPICDQGGECDLQDQSMMFGSDRSRFTESKRAVEDKNIGPLIKTIMTRCIQCTRCVRFASEIAGVEDLGTTGRGNAMEIGTYVEKMFMSELSGNVIDICPVGALTSKPYAFTSRPWETRKTESIDVLDAVGSNIVVSTRGGEVMRILPRLNEDVNEEWISDKTRFAYDGLKRQRLTQPMVKDVSGQLVTTSWEEALTRVAGVLQASQGSTIAAIAGGMVDAESLVALKDLLNHLDSENLCTEEIFPMAGAGTDLRSNYLLNTSISGIEEADLLLLVGTNPRYEAPLFNARIRKSWMHNELQVALVGHEVDLSYSYNHLGNSAQVLEEIAAGKHPFNKVLAQAKRPVVVVGSAALQREDGAAIHAAVSAIAHKARVTSGIEDNWKVLNVLHRVASQVAALDLGYKPGVEVIRKNTPKVLFLLGADAGCISRKELPKDCFIIYQGHHGDVGAPMADVILPGAAYTEKCATYVNTEGRSQQTHVAVTAPGMAREDWKIIRAISELAGITLPYETLDEVRKRLAQVAPNMLRYDDVEEANYFKQVNELSKGVNQALLSEPLIPPQLTVRDFYMTDSISRASQTMAKCVKVVTEGAQAVEEPNIC